The sequence below is a genomic window from Lolium perenne isolate Kyuss_39 chromosome 4, Kyuss_2.0, whole genome shotgun sequence.
TTTGTGAAAATAGACAAAATAGACTAGGAATGATGCATTTACACCTTTTCGCGCTTCACCTAGGAACGCAATGCAATCTGAATGTTAAAATTAGGCAGACACATGTGGAAGTGAACACCTGACAATCCGGCAATCCTAGGGAGTGCCTAGTGAAAAATGCATACTTTGTCCTGTAAATTATAGTTCGAGGAATAAGACAGCTAGTCTTTGTTTCGTTAAATACTCACCTAGATACATATTGTACAAATCCACATCCTTTACCAACTGGAATTTTAACATATATAAGATCCCCAAGCTGTGCGCATATCTGCCTCAGCTCCTCTTCAGTCACATTCGGGTCCAAGTTACCAATAAATATCTGCAGATGAATCCAAGGTAAATGGCATAACCAACAGAGCAAACACCAATCAATCAATCATCAATATGATAAAGGTTCTTACAGTAGTGTTTGTAAGATCGCTATCTGGCATAACTGTTTGGGCCTGTGGAATTGTATAAGCTGCTGCTGGGTACACCGCTACATATCAAACATAAAAATACAGTTACAAGATAGCAATGAAAATACCTCTTTTAATGAAGATCTACGTGTAATAGTTGTTGTGTTGCCTTACAATATTGATGAATCATTGCAGTGTCCCATTACAGACGAATCTTTGTTTTATTAGCACTAATAAGAGACAAATCATATGAGCCCATGTGTCAATTGAAGTGTATTGTGACTATATTTGATTATAATACAGACAGCGTCAAGTGGTTTGCTCTGGAACACCAAAATAGTAATTACAGGTAACTATTACCTTTAGCAGCTCCATACGGAAGCTGAGATCCAGCGGATTTCTTAGGAATTGCAGCACTTATACGCATAGGTCTTGTTGAGCAATACACACCATTCATTTCAGACATTGCACGTGTCTTCTCATTTTCATCTGCAAACTTTACAAATCCATATCCTTTAGATCTGCCAGTATTTGGATCTGTGACAACCTTGGCGCCCCTAACAGATGAATAGTTCACTCGGAAAGTCTCTTGCAGTAAGTAATCTGTGACATCAGGTGCCAAGTCCCCTACAAAGATCGAGTGGTCAGGTCCTGCATCAGGACGCTTCTCACCAGAGCTGAACGATGCCCAGTTCAATCTGAATGTATGCTCAGTTCCAGGCATTTGTGCGCCATTGTAAGCCTGTAGAACTCTCTCAGCAGCTTCATGCGAAATGAATTCTATGAATCCATAACCCTCTGGAAGATTAGATAATTTGTTGCGTATTAATTTCACAGACTGTACCTgcaattccaaataattagagtCCTATTAGTACTAAGAATGCAAAAAAGTACTCCTGAATACTCAACAGGACAAAAAATACGCTGGCAATAAAAAGGGCGTCTGAAAGAGTAGTCAATTGAAATCACCATGACCCAATAGAGTTGCAAACATGGCATAGCAAACAAACAGAATAGCAACCATGTCACTAACTATAGTAAGATGGAGCATCTGGCGAAACTCGAATTCAAAGCTGAAGTCAGTTCGAGAACAAGACTGGCACTTCAGAACCCTAAACCTATCAAACCCTAGCACCAAACAAAGCACCCAGCATAACTTAATCGAACCAACAGCGTTCACTGGGGAGAGGTGGAACTTGAAAAGGGGAACGCCCTAGAGGTACATACACCACCAAAAAGAGATGGATTTGTTAGTGAACACGGAAACGAAATATCCGGGAGGTGTAGATGCCACCAATGCACCCGAAAAATTCACCCAAAATTGCAAAGGAATCGCTATGCTACCCCGGCCAGAGCAGCTTCAAATCACCGAATTAGGTACTAGCGGCGAGCCCAGACACAGAGCTGGTCGGACGGAGACGTACCTCGCCGGTGTGGGCGAAGCAGCTGTAGAGGTAGTTCTCGTCGGCCCAGTACTGGAGGTCGCCGATCCAGAGCGTGCGGACCTCCTCCAGGGTCGTCGGCTGGTGGTACGGCCCCGCCATCATCATCGAGCGGTGCCGGCGGGCGGGCGGGTCGGAGGCGCGGCGGCGAGAGGGCGGTGTCTGGTCGGTCGGGTGCGGTTCTGGACTCTGCTCTCTCGTCTCTTCTTCCTTTCGCGTTTAATCGGAACGGATTTTGCAGCTAGCTTGGGCCGTCCTTTTTTTTGTGAGGGAAGCTTGGGCCGTCTTTGTGACGGGCTGGGCCTGTAAGAAGCTTACATGTGGGCCTGAACTCTGCTCTAAGACGACAAGGCCGAGCTGGCAGggaatttttttcgaattttcacgGGGAGGAGAGGTTCCCCACGTAAATACGAGTATATTTTAAAAAGGGGGAAAACCCCAGGGTTTTACAGAAACAAGGTAGAGAGGTACataggagggagggagggagaagaTTCACATAGGATCAGTACAAAGAGAGTTGTGCCAATCCTCAACGGTGGAGCGTAGGTCGGGGGGAATCTCCCAGACTAGAGAGAGGCATCGTCGTGGCACGTTTTCAGCGAGGGACATGCGTCGCGGAAAACAACGCGCGTTACACTGCTTCCACAGGTGCCAACAGTAGAGGAGAGTGGACGCTGGCACGGTCTCAGGCCCGGCCGAACTGGGCATAGGGAGCAGGTGAAGGTCCTGGGCGTGGGCGTTCTCAGGGATGCTAGCGCCGATCACAACCCAGAAGGGCATGGACTGCAGAAGGGGGCCACAACTAGGCAGTGGAAGTCCATGTGGCTCGCGGTTTCGAGCACCTCGTCGTAGAGAGGGCAGCCAGCCTCGCCCACGGCCAGAATGTCCTTACGCAGAAGGACGTCGTGAGCCAAGAAAATAACTTGACGCGCGACAACGCACGGTTCCCCAAGATGAAATCCGCATTTGGCGAGAAGACACCGCCGAAACAACAGAGTTATACAGCGTGCCGGTAGAAATCTTGGCCTTGGGGGCGGCGCAAAGGACGAGCTGGCGCTCGTCCGCCAACGAGGAGAGGGTGACCGCGGCGAGAGTGTCGGCGAGCGACCCCAACTCACGCTCTCCCGTCGTGAGCCTGGGGACGAGGATACTGCTGATGCCCTGGAGCAGCACGCGAGTCACGACCACTTCTGGGCAGGTACTGTGGGTGAAGAGAATGCGCCGCGAGGTGCTCAGAGCGCCACCAGGGAGCCAGCAATCGTGCCAGAAGGAAAAGAGGCACAAGCGCGCGGACACTCGCCCAGTGCTCCGCGGCCGAGTCTGAGCGAGCGGTGTCGGCAATGGAGTCGTTGCCGACCAAGCCTTGGCCAGTGCCATGACGCCCACGGCGTGTCTGTCCGGACGTGCAGCCGGTGAAGGAGCTTCACGAGGAGGCAGGTTCTGGAAGCTGGCGAGGAACTGAATAATAAGATAACTGAATAATGCTGCTCACACCCTGAAGTTCTTCAAGAACAAAAGGAACGGCACAAACTTAACTGAAGTTCTCCTTCTATCACTGAAAGTCATAATCAAATTCAAGATAATCAAAGCAAATGCCATCAGGGCAACTCTTTTTCTAGCACATCAAATGTGCAGGCAGCCCACCCCAAACCAAGACGATCTACACCACAAATTCACAAATAACCCCTGGCAGGATGGGTGAGGAATCACTCTTGATCTGATCTATTGGAGCCTACAACTTCGCTACTTTTGATAAAAGCAACCGATTCTGATCTGCTTAGTAATTTTTTTAATTGCCAACTCCATTAGCACAGGGATATACAACTCGCAGAGGATACTCTCAATGCAAAGAATCAAGGAAGCAAAAGAACAAATAAATTGTTACATCATAAGCAAATAGGATATCATGTACATTTGATCAGTAGCCACATTATACACGGATAGACCGCACCTCAATAACAACATTGCCAACTATTCACATTGATGATGCCATGTCTGCATTTACATAGCTGGAGAAGGAAAACGGATGGTAATTCAGATCGAAGTTGCAGACCCGGTCAGCGCAAAACAGGAACATTTGTACCACTTCCCTTGTCCTCATGTCAATAGAGATCATCCATGCTCTTGGATCGTCAAAGTTAACCTTGCACATCATGtacacaacgttgtcatcaatgaATGGCAGGGTTGGCGATGCAATCAACAACTTTGCCAATGACGGCTTCATGGCCTTGTCATCCCAGAGCTCCGGCACCACATCAGAGTGGTTTGTGGACACCGAGATGTCAAGAACGTCGATCGAGTGAAGTTTATGCCAATCCCCTGAAAGAGTCTTCGTCCACAAGGTAGCCATCCAATAGTCACGATAGTCCTCATTTTTGTCACTGTTGTTGTTATCGTTATTGTCATCATCATCAACATtaccatcatcatcgtcatcgtcatcatcatcatcgtcgtcgtc
It includes:
- the LOC127296931 gene encoding polyadenylate-binding protein RBP47B', whose translation is MMMAGPYHQPTTLEEVRTLWIGDLQYWADENYLYSCFAHTGEVQSVKLIRNKLSNLPEGYGFIEFISHEAAERVLQAYNGAQMPGTEHTFRLNWASFSSGEKRPDAGPDHSIFVGDLAPDVTDYLLQETFRVNYSSVRGAKVVTDPNTGRSKGYGFVKFADENEKTRAMSEMNGVYCSTRPMRISAAIPKKSAGSQLPYGAAKAVYPAAAYTIPQAQTVMPDSDLTNTTIFIGNLDPNVTEEELRQICAQLGDLIYVKIPVGKGCGFVQYVSRASAEEAVQRLHGTLIGQQVVRLSWGRSPANKQDQSAAWTQQADPNQWNAYYGYGYDPYGYAQDPSYAYGAYAGYSQYPQQVEGATDMAPAAGSHVPGTEQNEVYDPMNLPDVDKLNASYMSVHGSAMLGRHLWLKTSPLSQQA